The genomic DNA TCCTGTTACGGACTTTCCACAGAAGGCAAGGTACTGCTTGGCATCGAGAGAAGCAAAGAAGACGAAGAGGCCATCCGAGAAAGCGAGGCCTGGCGCCGCGAGCTTCTGGAGCGCGCGATGCAGGGCGATGAAGAGGCCTATAGCGAAATACAGTATGATGAAGATCTTACACAGCAAGAGATCGAGGAGCGCCTGCAGAAAGAGGATGTGTACAGCATATTCGACGGATTCATGTATCCGGCCGAAAGAGCCGATAATCATTTCTTTTTGCTGGGAGATATCTTGCGCGTAGAAAAGCTCATGAACTCCTACACCGAGGAGTGGGTATATTATCTCGAGCTAGAGGTGCTCGGGCAGGTCGTGCGCGTCTGCATCAATCCGCGCGATCTGCTCGGTGATCCGCAGCCAGGCCGGCGTTTCTTAGGTCAGGTCTATTTTTACGGGCGGCTGGATCCGGCGCGTATGATTTTAGAAGATCAAAACACATTTTTTTAATTGAGCATAAGAGCGGCAGAGCCGCAAAAGCTGACGAAACAGGAGGTAGGGAAGGTGCTGCAGGTTTGGGGAAAGATATGGCACAAGAATCAGATCTATCAAAGCCATACGGCTACAGATGAACATACGGACTGGGCAGAGGCGCTGCGGCTAGAAAGCTGCATAGATGAAATCATTCATGCGCTGGATTTGCCGCGGCCGATTTGGCTTGCGCAAAACCATCAGGAAATGCAGCGGTTTCGGCAGACAAAGTTTCATCAGGATCATTTTATTGAGCATTTTCCCTATCAAAGCTTTGAGATCGAGATTGTAAGGACAGATGAAGATGATGAGGAGTAGAAAATATCGAATAGGGCTTGTTTGCATGCTTCTCTGCGGACTGCTTCTTGGGTGTCAGAGGCAGGAGGAGGCACTGGTGATCAGCACATGGCAGGCCGAGACCGAGAATTGGAAACAGGTAGACGGGGCCGCCGACCAAGAGCTTACCAGCCATACAGATATCGAGAGATGGGAGCTGCCGTCCGAGTGGGACAATCGGAAAATCGGACGCACCGCCAGCATTAAGAATCAGGGAGAGCTTGGGACCTGCTGGGCATTTGCCGCCCTTGGCGGCCTGGAGGTGCTGTGGCTTCCGCAAAAGGTAGAAAGCTTTTCGGTCGATCATATGGCGATGAATCATGGCTTTGGCGTGAGCACGGAGGAAGGCGGCAATTTTACAATGGCGCTGGCCTATCTGACGGGCTGGAAAGGGCCGGTGTGGGAGTCGGATGATCCGTATGCGGACGGCCAGACCAACCCGCAGGCGCAGGTGCGTGCGCATTTGCAGGAGGCAAAGCTTTTGAAGAATGACCGCTATGCGATTAAACGGGCGGTGATGCAAAACGGCGCTGTGCAGAGCTCTCTGTATGCGGATGATGCGATTCTGAAGGAGGAGGGCAGCTCACAGTATTATCAGCCGGAAAGCTGTGCCTATTATTATGACGGGGCCGTGCAGTACAATCATGATATACTAATTATTGGCTGGGATGATGCATACAGCCGGGATCATTTTGTGAAATGTCCGGCAGGGGACGGAGCTTTCATCTGTCAGAACAGCTGGGGAGAGGAGTTTGGCGATCAAGGGTTTTTCTATGTTTCGTATTATGATACGACGATTGCGCAAAATACGCTGACATATTCGCGGCTGGATCAGCCGGGCGTATATGACGGGATCTATCAGCATGACGAGTTTGGCTGGACGGGGCAGATGGGGTATGAAGGCGAAACGGCATGGGGCGCTAATGTATTTACGGCTGAGACAGAGGAACGGCTGGCTGCTGTTAGCTTTTACGCCACGGATGAGCTGACTTCCTATGAAATATATGTGGTGGTGGATCCGGATGCGGCTAAGTTTGATAATAAGCAGCTGGTAGCACAGGGAAACCTCAGACATGCTGGCTATTATACCATTGATCTGGAGGAGGAAATACAGCTGCAGAGCGAGCAGCATTTTGCTATTATTTTGCGGATTACAACGCCTGATGTGAAGATGCCGCTGGCGGCTGAATATTATCAGAAGGATTCTCAGTGGACGAAGGCGGAGGTGCAGGCGGGCGAGAGCTATATCAGCAGCGATGGGGAAAGCTGGCAGGATGCAGGACTGAAGCTACGGTGCAATTTGTGCTTGAAAGCGTTTACGAGGAGATAGAGGCTGAAATTTGTCGATAACTTTTTAAAAAGAGCCGACAAATTTCGGCTTTTTATTTTGGTAAAATATGGTAAACTCTGCCTACAGAAAGTATCAAGGGGGAGAGCAGTATGACAACCAATGAGAACGGACAGGGCATTGTGCGCTGTATAGGAAGGCCAAATGAAGAAGTAAAGGTATATTTAGAAGAAAAAAGTGATCTTTTTTTAAAAGAAAATATGACAAACCGCGTGGGACGGTTTCAGCTCTATTATCTGCTGGGGCGCGAATACCGTCTGGGAAGACAAACGGTATATTTGATCCGCGGGATTTTAGAAGGTGAATCGGGCAGCAGCCGGCAGATCCATTTTACAGAGGAACAGCTGAGCAGTCTGCAGCGCCGGCGGCAGCGGCAGTATCCCAGTTATCAGGTAGTGGGATGGGCCTTAAATCAGCCGGGATACGGCAATGACGGAGCCTGGCGGTTTGCTAAAGAAAATGAAGAATTTTTTGCGCAGTCGCCCATCCTGATGATGGGCGACGGACTGGACGGTTCACTGGCATTTTATCAGTGGTCTGAGGGCAATTATCATGAGCTGGGCGGGTATTATGTGTATTCTGATCAGAATCCGGCCGATTTTAGAGGCGGTCAATTTTCAGAAAATAGCATGAGCGCCGGTATCAGCAGCCGAAGAGAAGAGGAAAATAAGGAGGAAGGCCCGCTGCCGTGGGAGCTGCCGGTGGAAGCGTCGAAGAGACCTTTTTTATCCTATTTGTTAAAAGAAAAGAAAACACCTGCGCCGGCGGCCGCTTCTCGGGCTAGTGACCCGGCGGAGAAAAAGAAATATCAGGAAAGCAGCCCGCTGCGGGTACTCACATCCATATCTGCAGTTCTGCTGATGATCACGCTGGTCATGGGAATGCTTTTATTTAACAGCGTGAGCACCTTGGATGGAATTCAAAGCCGATTGGAGACGATGGACTTGCAAATGGAACAGATGCATAAAACAATGGCTGGTGTGGAATCCACGCTTGCAGGATCAGAGGCATCGACTCCCGATCAGGGAGGCGATGCGGAGCAGCAGAGCGGAGAATGAAGAAGAAGCAATCTTCTAATGCCTGGCATATCGCTCTGGTGCTCATCGGCACGGTAATTGGCGCCGGATTCGCATCCGGCGCAGAGATAATGGCGTATTTTACCAGCTACGGAGAGGCTGGATTTATGGGAATGATCCTAGCGGGAGTGATATTTGCAGGATCCACCTATATCACGCTTAAAATTGCATATGAGCATAAAAACACAGATTATGGCACCTTCACCAAGCAGATTGCCGGAAAATGGATCGGTGCGCTGCTGGACGTCATGGTTACGCTTTCTATGCTGCTTGGATATGGCGTCATGCTGGCTGGCAGCGGCGCCATTTTTTCACAGCAATGGCATCTTCCGCAGTGGACAGGAGCTGCCGCCATGGCTGGCCTTACTTTTCTGGCTCTAAAAAGTGAGAGCGGCGGCATCATCTGGATCAACCGGATTTTGACGCCGATCCTCATTGCCGGCATCTTGATGCTGGGGGGCTACACCCTGCTCAGCTTTGCTGCAAAAAAAGAAGCAGCAGGACTTTTGCTGGAGCCGCTGT from Lachnospiraceae bacterium includes the following:
- a CDS encoding DUF3881 family protein — its product is MLRKFSAIGMSQYTSQRNMDRLINELLQKNQLRGQQFIKAGEMHVEIFKDMGPFRMVLRGELKGKDYINIFMAVPALREKRGYSLVDCEFQESTGDSLYLAGQEQATLEGLCLQLTEVHRYYLEPHLKGKTQLYTSCYGLSTEGKVLLGIERSKEDEEAIRESEAWRRELLERAMQGDEEAYSEIQYDEDLTQQEIEERLQKEDVYSIFDGFMYPAERADNHFFLLGDILRVEKLMNSYTEEWVYYLELEVLGQVVRVCINPRDLLGDPQPGRRFLGQVYFYGRLDPARMILEDQNTFF
- a CDS encoding peptidase C1; the encoded protein is MMRSRKYRIGLVCMLLCGLLLGCQRQEEALVISTWQAETENWKQVDGAADQELTSHTDIERWELPSEWDNRKIGRTASIKNQGELGTCWAFAALGGLEVLWLPQKVESFSVDHMAMNHGFGVSTEEGGNFTMALAYLTGWKGPVWESDDPYADGQTNPQAQVRAHLQEAKLLKNDRYAIKRAVMQNGAVQSSLYADDAILKEEGSSQYYQPESCAYYYDGAVQYNHDILIIGWDDAYSRDHFVKCPAGDGAFICQNSWGEEFGDQGFFYVSYYDTTIAQNTLTYSRLDQPGVYDGIYQHDEFGWTGQMGYEGETAWGANVFTAETEERLAAVSFYATDELTSYEIYVVVDPDAAKFDNKQLVAQGNLRHAGYYTIDLEEEIQLQSEQHFAIILRITTPDVKMPLAAEYYQKDSQWTKAEVQAGESYISSDGESWQDAGLKLRCNLCLKAFTRR